In Carya illinoinensis cultivar Pawnee chromosome 16, C.illinoinensisPawnee_v1, whole genome shotgun sequence, a single window of DNA contains:
- the LOC122299665 gene encoding uncharacterized protein LOC122299665, protein MRTNLVVLSLLLILSLLLSEAQGIRLDKKFMSRWQHKVHEDGSALVEKTNGGVGEVILCKDGHCISGKNRKLITTTTSPSTTIPTSKNEMNEENKAHDHPMPKGEPGNGKHHGEEENLVVNHGKTVTSDQHQEFAHHEHFPADIIDMAEMDYSPARRKPPIHN, encoded by the exons ATGAGGACTAATCTGGTCGTCCTCTCTCTTCTGCTAATTTTGTCCCTTCTCCTTTCTGAGGCTCAAG GGATCCGCTTGGATAAGAAGTTCATGTCACGCTGGCAACACAAAGTGCAT GAAGATGGAAGTGCTCTGGTAGAAAAAACTAACGGTGGTGTTGGAGAGGTCATTCTCTGCAAAGATGGGCACTGTATTTCAG GAAAGAATAGAAAACTTATTACCACAACCACTAGTCCTTCTACTACTATTCCCACATCAAAG AATGAGATGAATGAAGAGAATAAAGCTCATGACCACCCCATGCCAAAGGGCGAACCGGGCAACGGGAAACATCATGGGGAGGAAGAGAATTTGGTTGTTAATCATGGGAAGACTGTTACTTCTGATCAGCACCAAGAGTTTGCCCACCACGAGCACTTTCCCGCGGATATCATTGACATGGCTGAGATGGACTACTCTCCAGCAAGGAGAAAACCTCCAATACACAACTGA